The nucleotide window CCTGCCGGTGTACCCGCTGGTCCCCCACCACGACCACACCGCCACGATCCCGATGGTCCAGGCGGCCTACGACGAGCTCGACGCCGAACGGGTCGTGGTGACCGGCGACTCCGCGGGCGGCGCGCTGGCCCTGGCCATCGCGCAGAACCTGCGCGCGGACGGGCGGCCGCAGCCCGAACGGCTGGTCCTGTACTCGCCGTGGCTGGACGTCCTGCTCGAAGACCCGGTGTCGGAGCTGCTCGACGAGACCGACCCGATGCTCGGCATCGCCGGGCTGCGCGAAGCCGGCCTGATGTATGCCGAAGGCACCGATCCGCGCGACCCCCTGGTCAGCCCGATCCACGCCGACCTGACCGGCCTGGCCCCGATCACGTTGTTCATCGGCACCCGGGACGTCCTGCTGCCCGACGCCCGCCGCTTCGCCGAGCGGGCCGAAGAAGCGGGCGTCGAGCTGGACTACCGCGAATACCCCGGCATGTTCCACAACTGGCTCATGCAGGCGATCCCGGAGGGCGTCGAGGCGATGAACCACGTGGAGCGCCTGCTGCGGCGGCGCCCGGTCACCGCCCATTCCGCGCCAGGTCCCGGAAGCAGTCCCACGCGCGGCTGACCAGCGCCGGGTGCGTCCGCAGGTCGATCACCGTGCGCGCCAGCGCCGCCGCCGAGGCCAGCATCGCCGCCCGGCCGCGCGGGCTCGCCGCCGCCTCCGCGAACTCGGGCGTGTGATCCGACTTCTCCTCCGCCGTGATCGCGACGAACGGGTGGATCGCCGGGACGCGGACGCTGACGTCCCCGATGTCCGACGACCCGAGGAAGACGCCCGGCGAGGGCGGGGTCGCGTGGATCCCGCAGGCCGCCAGGTGCTCGGTGAACCGCTCCGAGAGCACCGGGTTGTCGCGGAAGTGGGCGTACCCGCGCCCGAGGCGTTCGACGTCGACCTTCGCGCCGGTCGCCAGCGCCGCGCCTTCCGCGCACGTCGTCACGTCCTCGACCAGGCGATCCAGCGCGTCCGTGGTCAGCGCGCGGAGGCCGAACCGGCCTTCGGCGCGGTCGGGGACGATGTTCGTCGCCTCGCCGCCGCGGGTGACGATCCCCTGGACGTGCGACCCGGCGGGCAGCCGCTGGCGCAGGGCCGAGATCGCCCCGAACGCCTGGATCAGCGCGGCGAGGGCGTCGATGCCGTGCTCCGGGTCGCCGGTCGGGTGCGCCGCCCGGCCGTGGAAGGTCACCTTGACCTCGACCTGGGCGGTCAGCGGCGCCCACGACCACGAGTGGACACCGGGGTGGACCATCAGGGCCGCGTCGACGTCGTCGAAGACGCCCGCCTCGGCCATCGCGACCTTGCCGCCGCCGCGTTCCTCGGCCGGGGTGCCCACCGCGAGCAGCGAGCCCGGGGTGTCGCCCAGCACGTCCTTGGCGGCCAGCGCGGCCCCCAGGCCGGTCGCGGCGATCAGGTTGTGCCCGCACGCGTGCCCGAGACCCGGCAGGGCGTCGTACTCGAGGAGCAGGGCGACGCACGGCCGCCCTTCGCCGGCGCGGGCGACGAACGCCGTCGCCAGCCCGGCGACCCCGGTTTCCACCTCGAAGCCGTCCGCGGCCAGCTCGGCGGTGAGCCGTCCGGCGGCCGCGTGCTCCTCATAGGACAGTTCCGGCCGCTCGTGCAGCGCGGTGGCGACGGCCCACAGCCGCTCGTCCAGGTGCTCGATCCGCTCGTCGGCCCGCTCGTGCAGCTCTTCGTGCGACTCCATGCCCTCCGGGATACCCCAACCGCGGACGGTCACGCCACCGGGGTGTTTCACCGGGGCCGCGTCCGGCTACTCCGGCGGAATGGACCACAGCAAGGCACCGGTTCTCGAAGCGCTGCGCGACTACCACAGCGCCGGCTACGTCCCGTTCAACGCGCCCGGCCACAAGCAGGGCCGCGGCATCGACCCGCGGGTCCTCGAAGTCGTGGGTGCCGACGTGTTCAAGTCCGATGTCATCGCACTGAACGGCCTGGACGACCGGCTGATGCGCCGGGGCGTGCTGGAAGAAGCCCAGCAGCTGATGGCCGACGCGGTCGGCGCCGAGCACACGTTCTTCTCCACGTGCGGGAGCTCGCTGTCGGTGAAGAGCGCGATGCTCGCCGTCGCCGGCCCGCACGAGAAGCTGCTGGTCCCCCGCCACGTCCACAAGTCGGTGATCTCCGGGCTGATCGTCAGCGGCGTCCGGCCGGTGTGGGTGCACCCGCACTGGGACGCCGAGCGGCACCTGAGCCACCCACCTGGCGTGCGCGAGTTCGCCGAGGCCTACGAGCGCGACCCCGAGGTCAAGGGCGCCCTCGTGGTGACCCCGACCGACTACGGCACGTGCGGCAACCTCGCGGCGATCGCCGAGTGGTGTCACGAACGCGGGCTCCCGCTGATCGTCGACGAGGCGTGGGGCGCGCACCTGCCGTTCCACGACGGCCTGCCGCCGTGGGGCATGGACGCGGGTGCCGACGTGTGCGTCACGAGCGTGCACAAGATGGGGGCCGCGGTCGAGCAGAGCTCGGTCTTCCACCTGCAGGGCGACCGCGTCGACCCGGACGTGCTGAAGGCGCGGGAGGACCTGCTCGGCACGACCAGCGCGAGCTCCCTCGTCTACGCCGCCCTCGACGGCTGGCGGCGGCAGATGGCCGAGCACGGCAAGGAGCTGCTGGCCGGCGCGCTGACGCTCGTGGAGTCGGTCCGCGGCCGGCTGACCGAGCTGGGCCTGTCCGTGCAGCACGACGAGTTCCTCGGCCCCGACCTCGCCGACTCGGTCGACCCGCTGAAGGTCGTGCTCGACCTCGAAAAGCTGGGCATCAGCGGCTACCAGGCGGCGGACTGGCTGCGCGAGCACCAGCGCGTCACCGTCGGCCTGGCCGACCACCGCCGGATCGTGGCCCAGTTCAACCACTCCGACGACGAGCAGACGGCCGGCACGCTGATCAACGCCCTGGACGCGCTGGTGAAGGTGGCGCCCTCGTTCGAAAAGCCGCCGCAGGTGGACCTGCCCTCGCCGCGGGAGATGGAGCTGGAGACGGCGATGCTGCCGCGTGACGCGTTCTTCGGCGAGGCCGAGCAGGTGCCGGCGGACGAGGCGGTGGGCCGGATCTCGGCCGAGATGATCACGCCGTACCCGCCCGGCGCGCCCGGTGTGCTGCCCGGCGAGGTGCTCACCCGGCCGATGCTCGACTACCTGCGCAGCGGGCTCGGCGCGGGGATGCAGCTGCCCGACCCGGCCGACTCGAAGCTCGAGTCGATCCGGGTCG belongs to Amycolatopsis tolypomycina and includes:
- a CDS encoding alpha/beta hydrolase; protein product: MVSVQAKVRMALLRASGQKRFYDNASALHHRLPRHQKPSMARPPRKVRRRVDVEEHDVRGFPCYTFRPRGEQACDLHVLHLHGGGYVEQVEKHHWRYAADLVARLGCAVTLPVYPLVPHHDHTATIPMVQAAYDELDAERVVVTGDSAGGALALAIAQNLRADGRPQPERLVLYSPWLDVLLEDPVSELLDETDPMLGIAGLREAGLMYAEGTDPRDPLVSPIHADLTGLAPITLFIGTRDVLLPDARRFAERAEEAGVELDYREYPGMFHNWLMQAIPEGVEAMNHVERLLRRRPVTAHSAPGPGSSPTRG
- a CDS encoding amidohydrolase; the encoded protein is MESHEELHERADERIEHLDERLWAVATALHERPELSYEEHAAAGRLTAELAADGFEVETGVAGLATAFVARAGEGRPCVALLLEYDALPGLGHACGHNLIAATGLGAALAAKDVLGDTPGSLLAVGTPAEERGGGKVAMAEAGVFDDVDAALMVHPGVHSWSWAPLTAQVEVKVTFHGRAAHPTGDPEHGIDALAALIQAFGAISALRQRLPAGSHVQGIVTRGGEATNIVPDRAEGRFGLRALTTDALDRLVEDVTTCAEGAALATGAKVDVERLGRGYAHFRDNPVLSERFTEHLAACGIHATPPSPGVFLGSSDIGDVSVRVPAIHPFVAITAEEKSDHTPEFAEAAASPRGRAAMLASAAALARTVIDLRTHPALVSRAWDCFRDLARNGR
- a CDS encoding aminotransferase class I/II-fold pyridoxal phosphate-dependent enzyme, translating into MDHSKAPVLEALRDYHSAGYVPFNAPGHKQGRGIDPRVLEVVGADVFKSDVIALNGLDDRLMRRGVLEEAQQLMADAVGAEHTFFSTCGSSLSVKSAMLAVAGPHEKLLVPRHVHKSVISGLIVSGVRPVWVHPHWDAERHLSHPPGVREFAEAYERDPEVKGALVVTPTDYGTCGNLAAIAEWCHERGLPLIVDEAWGAHLPFHDGLPPWGMDAGADVCVTSVHKMGAAVEQSSVFHLQGDRVDPDVLKAREDLLGTTSASSLVYAALDGWRRQMAEHGKELLAGALTLVESVRGRLTELGLSVQHDEFLGPDLADSVDPLKVVLDLEKLGISGYQAADWLREHQRVTVGLADHRRIVAQFNHSDDEQTAGTLINALDALVKVAPSFEKPPQVDLPSPREMELETAMLPRDAFFGEAEQVPADEAVGRISAEMITPYPPGAPGVLPGEVLTRPMLDYLRSGLGAGMQLPDPADSKLESIRVVAQS